Part of the Aciduliprofundum boonei T469 genome is shown below.
GGGAGGTATGATTGCCGGAGAAGAATATGTTATTGAATACATATACAACACTGCTCGCACATGGCTGCTTAGTGCCGCATACCCTCCAGCAGTCACAGCTGCCAATATAAAATCTTTGGAAATTGTGATGCAGGAGAAAGATAGAGTGCAGCGTCTCTGGGATAATCGCAATTACTTCAAGAAAGAGCTTGAAAGCATGGGATTTGACACATGGAAGAGTCAGACCCCTATTGTGCCTGTTATGGTGAGAGATTCAAAGAAGGCAAAGGAGCTTGCTCACAAGTTGTTTGATGCTGGAGTGTTTGCACTGCCAATAGTATTCCCAATGGTGCCTAGAGGATTGGAAAGAATAAGGAATCAGATAAGTGCCGGACACACGAAAGAAGATCTGGATTATGCATTGAATGCCTACGAGAAGGCAGGAAAAGAACTTGGATTGATTTAATCGATCTTCCAAAATTTTTAATCTTTTAATTTATTTCCCCCTTGGTGACTACTATGAAAAGAATACTTGTAACTGGTGGTCTTGGACAGATTGGCTCTAATCTCGTCCCATTCTTGAGAAATAAGTATGGCAAGGAAAATGTCATTGTGGGTGATATAAGGGAGCCAAGCGATGATGTATCTCCCTTCGTGAAATTGGATATTTTGGATAAAAAGTCCTTGGAGAAGGTGATTGATGAATACGATATTGATACCATATACCATCTTGCAGCAATACTCTCTGCTAAGGGAGAGCAGAACCCACAGCTTGCATTCAATGTAAACATCCTTGGCCTTTACAATATCCTTGAAGTTGGAAGAGAGTTTAGCTTGGAGAGAATAATGGTTCCTAGCTCTATAGCTGCATTCGGACCTGAAACACCCAAGGATAATACTCCAAACGATACTGTGCTTAGGCCCAGAACCATGTACGGAATAAGCAAAGTTACAGGAGAGCTCCTTGGATTATATTACTGGGAGAAATACGGCTTGGATGTTCGCGGTGTTCGCTATCCCGGCATAATAAGCTGGAACGCCATGCCTGGAGGAGGAACAACCGATTATGCTGTTGAGATATTCCATTACGCTTTGCGAGGAGAAAAGTATGTTTGCTTCCTAAAGGAAGATACCGTGCTCCCAATGATGTACATGCCCGATGCAATAAAGGCACTGACATCTCTGGCAGAGGCACCGAGTGAGAATTTAATACATCGTACAGATTTCAATGTTCAAGCC
Proteins encoded:
- a CDS encoding L-threonine 3-dehydrogenase, translated to MKRILVTGGLGQIGSNLVPFLRNKYGKENVIVGDIREPSDDVSPFVKLDILDKKSLEKVIDEYDIDTIYHLAAILSAKGEQNPQLAFNVNILGLYNILEVGREFSLERIMVPSSIAAFGPETPKDNTPNDTVLRPRTMYGISKVTGELLGLYYWEKYGLDVRGVRYPGIISWNAMPGGGTTDYAVEIFHYALRGEKYVCFLKEDTVLPMMYMPDAIKALTSLAEAPSENLIHRTDFNVQAMSFAPKDLVEEIRKYIPDFEVEYKPDYRQKIADSWPRSLDDSAARKEWGWKADYDMKSMVKDIIKNLSRKMGVEL